The genomic stretch ACCCCATCGAAAAGATGGGTGTGGGACGGGCACTCTCCTGGCAGGATTTCCAGACCAGAGAGTGGACAGATGACCTCGACACCCTTCTCTCGCTGAAGGAGAACTACACTGACGGCACGTTCAAAAGGGATGGGGCAGAAGATTGTATGGAATATATCAGGGCGATGGTATGACATTCTGGGAAGGAAAGAAGGTTCTTGTCACCGGGGGGGCAGGATTTCTCGGGTCGAAGGTTGTAGAACGCCTCCGTGATGCAGGGGTTGCAGAGGAGAACCTCTCTGTCCCGCGGAGCCGGGAGATCGATCTCCGCACCTGGGAGAACTGCGTTGCTGCTGTCAAAGATGTCGACCTCGTCATCCACCTGGCTGCAAAGGTCGGTGGGATCGGCTACAACATGCAGAACCCGGGCTCCCTCTTCTACGACAACGCGATCATGGGCATC from Methanofollis sp. encodes the following:
- a CDS encoding NAD-dependent epimerase/dehydratase family protein, with the translated sequence MTFWEGKKVLVTGGAGFLGSKVVERLRDAGVAEENLSVPRSREIDLRTWENCVAAVKDVDLVIHLAAKVGGIGYNMQNPGSLFYDNAIMGI